A single region of the Scyliorhinus canicula mitochondrion, complete genome genome encodes:
- the ND3 gene encoding NADH dehydrogenase subunit 3: MSLIMSSVVATALVSLILAFIAFWLPSLKPDNEKLSPYECGFDPLGSARLPFSMRFFLIAILFLLFDLEIALLLPLPWGNQLFSPFSTLLWTTTILVLLTLGLIYEWFQGGLEWAE, encoded by the coding sequence ATGAGCCTCATCATGTCATCTGTCGTGGCTACGGCCCTGGTTTCCCTAATCCTTGCTTTTATTGCATTTTGACTTCCATCATTAAAACCAGATAATGAAAAATTATCCCCATATGAATGTGGTTTTGACCCCTTAGGCAGTGCCCGCCTACCATTTTCCATACGATTTTTCCTAATCGCTATCCTCTTCCTACTTTTTGATTTAGAAATTGCCCTTCTTCTACCACTTCCCTGAGGAAATCAACTATTTTCACCATTCTCTACACTACTTTGAACAACAACTATTTTAGTTCTTCTTACCTTGGGTCTTATTTATGAATGATTTCAAGGAGGACTTGAATGAGCAGAATAA